From the genome of Armatimonadota bacterium:
CATGCTGGCTAAGCCGGTCGGCCGGGCGTTCGACGACCCCGGGTGGCTCTTCGAGCCCAAATGGGACGGGGTGCGGGCCATCGCCCTGGTCCGGTGGGAGGGCCCGCGGCAGCACGTGCTGCTGCAGAGCCGCAGCCTCAAGCTCATCAACGACCGGTACCCGGAGGTGGTAGAAGGCCTGGCTGCCGCCGGCCTGCCCGATGTGGTCCTGGATGGCGAGATCGTCGCCCTGGACAGCGCCGGCCGCCCCAGCTTCCAGCGCCTGCAGCAGCGGATCAACCTGCGCGGCGCGGAGGTGGACACCGTCCGCGCCCAGGTCCCCGTCGTCTACTACCTGTTCGACATCCTCCACTACAACGGCCATGACCTGACGCGCCGTCCGCTGGAGGAGCGGCGGCGCATCTTAGAGGCGGCGGTGCCCGCGGGGCCCACCCTGCGGCTCACCGAGGCCTTCCCGGGCGAGGGCCAGGCCTTCTACCGCGTGGCTCTCCAGCACGGACTGGAGGGCATTGTGGGCAAGCGCCGCGACAGCCCCTACGAGCCGGGCAGGCGCAGCGGGGCCTGGGTGAAGGTGAAGGCGCGCCGCAGCCTGCACGCGGTGGTGGGCGGGTACACGCGGGGACGGCGCGGCCGCCGCAGCCAGTTCGGCGCCCTGCTGCTGGGGCTGTACGACGACCGGGAGCTGTTGCGCTACATCGGGCATGTGGGGGGAGGGTTCAGGGAAGAGGAGCTGCGCCAGGTACTGGAGGCCCTCCGTCCACTGGAGCGGCCCACGTCGCCGTTTTCCCCCGTCCCCAGGACCAACCAGCCGGCCACCTGGACTGAGCCGCGGCTGGTGGTGCAGGTGGAGTACCTGGAGTGGACGGAGGAGGGGTCCCTGCGCTTTCCCGTCTTCCAGGGGATTGCGCCGCAGGTCGACCCCAGGAGCTGCCGCCTGGAGGAAGCGCAACCCCGCCGGGCTCGCCGCCGCACCCGGGAGGGGCCTCCACAGGGGGCTCGGGTTTCCCCTGCGGAAGGAGCAGCGACACTGGGGCGCCTGAGGACAGGCAAGGGCAAGCTGCCCGCTCTGGAGGCTGAGCTGAGCAGGCGGCGTCTGCCGGTGGAGTTCACCAACCTGGACAAGGTCTACTGGCCGGAGCGTGGGCTGACTAAGGGGGACCTGGTCGCCTACTACCTGGCCGTGCACGACGCCATCCTTCCCTACCTACGCGACCGCCCGCTCACCCTGCGCCGCTTCCCCGAGGGCATCCACGGGGCGGACTTCCACCAGAAGGACTACCCCGACGCCCCGCCCCATGTGACCATCGCCCGCATCTGGGCCGAAAGCGGCAGAGGGGCCAACGCCACGCCGGTATGCAACGACCTGGCCACCCTGCTCTGGCTGGCCCAGCTCGGCACCATCGAGATGCACCCCTGGTTCAGCAGGATCACGCCGCCCCGGCGCGGCGAGGGGCGCGGGGAGCCGCCGCACACCGACTTCGCCTCGTCTGAGGAGGCCCTGCGCGCCAGCGTGCTCAACTACCCGGACTACCTGGTCTTCGATATCGACCCGTACATCTTTCCCGGGGGGCAGCAGCCGCCCGCGGGCAGGGGGGAGAGGGACCCGGTGTACTCGCCCGCCGGCTTTGCCGCGGCCACGGAGGCGGCGCTGCTGCTGCGGGAGCTCCTGCAGTCCCTGGGGCTGGAGGGGTTCATCAAGACCAGCGGGAAGACAGGGCTGCACATCTACGTCCCCATCGCCCGCGGCTACACCTTCGAGGAGACCCACGCCTTCGCCAAGACCCTCTGTCAGTACCTGGCGGCGCGGCATCCACACCGCCTGACCGTGGAGTGGGCGGTGGACAGGCGCGCCGGCAGGGTCTTCCTCGACTACAACCAGAACCGCCTGGGCGCCACCCTGGCCAGCGCCTACAGCCTGCGCCCCACGGTGCAGGCCACCGTCTCCATGCCGCTGGCCTGGGAGGAGGTTGAGCGGGGCGTCGACCCGTTGGCCTTCACCTGCACCACCGTCCCGCAGCGCCTGCAGCAGCGCCCGGATCCCTGGAGGGAGATGCGCGGGCTGCGGCAGCGGCTGGAAGAAGCGCTGGCCGCCACGGGTGCGGGGGGCGACGGAACCCGCCCTCGTTGAGGCACATTTCCAGGGAGGCCTCCTACCCGGTATCCACCGCCTCTGGCGGCGGGGCCTCCCCTTCCGCCAGCGTGGCCAGATACGCCCGGGCCGCCCGCACCGCCTGGGCCCGGTGGCTGATCCGATCCTTCACCTCGGGCCCCAGCTCGGCCATCGTCCGGCCGTACTCCGGGAGGAGGAAGATCGGGTCGTAGCCAAAGCCATGCCCCCCCGCCGGCCGGTCGGCGATAAGGCCCTCCACCACACCTTCGAAGGTGCGCACCGTCCGGTCGGGGAGAGCGACCGCCACCACTGCGCGGAAGCGGGCCGTCCGACGCTCCGGGGGAATGCCGCGCAAGCGATCCAGCACGGCTTGGTTGCGCTGAGCGTCGCTCGCCTCCTCCCCCAGCCAGCGGCTGGACTGAGGGCCGGGCGCGCCTCCCAGCGCGTCCACCTCCAGGCCGGAGTCGTCGGCCAGCGCCGGCAGCCCGGTTGCCAGCGCCACGGCCAGGGCCTTGCTGGCCGCGTTGGTGGCGTAGGTCTCCCCCTCCTCCGGGAGCGGCCCGATCTGGGGAAAGTCGAGGAGGGAGCGCACCTGTACGGGAAGGTCTGCCAGCAGCGCCGCCAGCTCGCGCACCTTGCCGGGGTTGCGGGTGGCCAGGACGATCACCAGCGAGGTCACACCCAGAGGTCAGTGCGGGATGGCCGCCAGGACGTCGGCCAGGACCCTGCGCTGCTCGGCGATCAGGGCCTTGATCCCTGTCTCCGCCAGTGCCAGCAGGGTGAGCAGCTCCTGACGGGAGAAGGGCAGCCCTTCCGCCGTCCCCTGGATCTCCACCAGACGGCCCGATTCGGTCATCACCAGGTTCATGTCCACGCGGGCGCGTACGTCCTCCTGGTAGTCCAGGTCCAGAAGAAGCTCGTTGTCCACGATCCCCACGCTGGTGGCAGCGATGAACTCCCGCAGCGGCCACCACCCCAGCGCGCCCGTGCGCCGGAGCAGGTGCAGGGCGTCCACCAGGGCGACGAAGGCGCCGGTGACAGCCGCGGTGCGAGTCCCACCGTCTGCCTGAATCACGTCACAGTCGACCAGGATGCTGCGCTCCCCCAGCTTCTGCAGGTCCACGGCCGCCCGCAGGGAGCGGCCGATAAGGCGCTGGATCTCCTGCGTCCGCCCGGCCTGCCGGCCTGTCTCCCGTGGCGTGCGCTCCGGGGTGGCCCGCGGCAGCATGCCGTACTCCGCGGTGATCCACCCCTGTCCCCCACCGCGCAGCCACGGCGGCAGGCGCTCCTCCACGGTGGCGGTGCAGACCACGCGGGTGGCACCCAGGGTGATGAGGACGGAGCCCTCGGCGTGGGGAATGAAGTGACGGGTGATAGTAACCGGCCGCAGCTCGTCGGGCCGCCGGCCCGCCTGACGGGGCATAGGCTCCCTCTAGACCTCGTAGGTGTGCAGTTCTTGGGCGATGAGGACCTGGCCGCCGAATTCCTTCGCCGCCGCAGCCCTGGCCTCCTGGGTGTAGTCGCCCGCCGGCGTGAAGAAGTGGGTCAGCAGCAGGCGGCGGACGTCTGCCTGGACGGCGATGCGCGCGGCCTGCCGGGCGGAGAGGTGCCCCACCTCCAGGGCGTGTCCCTCCTCCCCCGGCGGCAGGGTGTTCTCGCAGAGAAACAGGTGCGCCCCGTCCGCCAGGGCGGTGACCGCAGGTGAGGGGGCAGTGTCGGCGGAGTAGCTCAGGATCCGCCCCTCCGCCTCCACCCGCACGGCAAAGCAGGGTATGGTGTGCGCGGCAGCGGCGAAGCGCAGCACCAGAGGGCCGATGCGGGCCGCAGTGCCAGCCACGAGGGGCAGGAAGTGGAAGCGCGCACGAAACGCCTCCCGGGACTCCTCCGGCATCCAGGCGGGAAGGGCCTGCGGCGCCTCCGGCGGGCCGAACAGGCGCAGGGGCGGAGCGACCTGGGGGAAGCGGCCGAACTCCAGCGCCTGCTTGAGGACGAAGACGTCCAGGACGTGGTCGGGGTGCAGGTGGGTGATGACCACCGCGGTCAGCTCGAAGATGGAGGCGATGCTCTGAAGGTTAGCCAGCGTCCCGGTCCCGCAGTCCAGCAGCAGGCGCTGCCCGGCGGCTTCCACCAGGTAGCCGGGGCAGGCTCCCCCCGCAGGAGGGTAGGGACTCCACCGCCCCAGCACGGTAAGACGCACTGGCGTGCCTACAGCCCCGCAGGGACGGGGTAGATGGCCAGGAACCGCCTGATCCCCCGGGCGACGGCCGCCGCGATCCGCGCGCGGAAGGCGTCCTCCCGCAGGCGCGCCTCCTCCTGGGGGTGCGAGATGAAGGCGACCTCCACCAGCACGGAGGGGATGCTGTTCTCGCGCAGCACCAGGAAGTTCGCCGTCTTGATCCCCCGGCTGGGCAGCCCCAGACTGCGGGTGAGCTCATCCTGGATCATCTGGGCCAGGGAGAGGCTGACCGGCGACAGGTAGTAGGTCTCCGACCCGTTGACCGTGGTCTGGGCGTTGGCGTTGGCGTGGATGCTGACAAAGACTGTTCCCCCGCGCTCCCGGCCCAGACGGGGCCGCTCGGCCAGGTCGATGAAGACGTCCGTCTCCCGCGTCATGATCACGCGGATCCCGTCCTCCACCAGGAGGCCGCGCACGCGCAGGGCGATATCCAGGGTAACGTCCTTCTCCATCAGCCCGGTGGGTCCGATGGCCCCGGGGTCCTTGCCGCCGTGCCCGGGGTCCAGGACGACGGCGTGTCCCCGCAGGGGTGCGTCCACCACAGAGATGACCAGGGTGCTCCCTCCGGCATCGGTGCTGATGCTATAGGGGACTTTGCGCTTCAGCGTGACCACCACGCGGGCGATGTCGGGGTTGGCCTGGAACTGGGCGGCGCGTACGTTCTCCACCGCCGGGCTGTTCACCGGGATCTCCTGCTTGACGGGGATGAAGACGGCGTCCGGCACGTCGACCACCAGGCGGTCGGGCTCGACCAGCTCGCGCACCACGTACTGCATGGAGGCAGTCCCCTCAACCAAGATCCGCGTCATCCCGCTTGCCTGCTCCAGCCGCACCTGCATGATCTTCAGGCGCTCCCCAGAGGGCGTGCCTTGCGCCGGGGAAGAGGTGGAATCGCCGGCCGGCGCGCCGGCGCCGGGGTCAGCGGGCGTGACAGGCGAGGCGGAGGGTACTGAGGTTGGAGCGGGGACCGGTGCAAAGACGGCACCCTGCCGGTGGGTCTCAGGTCTGCGCGGGCGCACATCGATAGTCAGGTCGAAGGAGGTGGGGCTATCTTGGACCCGCACGTCCACCGGCTGCGTCAGGTCCAGGACGATGCGGGTGATGGGCGGCCGCGCCTGGAACTGGGCCACGCGGACCCGCGCCACCCCGGCCGCGTTGACGGCCGTCTCCTGGTCGGGGAGGCGGAAGACGGCCTGGCGCAGGTCGATGACCATGCGCTCGGGGTTGGTAAGCCGCCGGGTTTCCGCCTGCACCGGCCCGCTGGCCTGTACCGTCAGCCGGAGCATCCCCCCGGGCCGCTGCAGGGTGATGCCGCTGACCACGGAGCTGACGCGCAACGCGCGCTCCTCCTCGTCGAACTTGACCCACGCCCCCAGCAGGCCGAAGACCGCAGCAGCTGGAATAAAAGGGATGTCCCGCAGGAGCACGGGGGCGAAGGGTAGCAGGCGCTGATCGCTGCCCACCAGGGCGTAGGGATCGTTGATCCGCAGACGGATCAGGGCACGGGTGCGGTTGCTGATGACCACGGCCTGCTCCTCGGGGAGCCAGACGGCGGAGGAACCCAGAGGCTCGAAAACACCGGGCAGGGGGATCATGAGCACACCGTTATACGCGATGGGGCTGGCGACCAGGGAGACCTCCTGGCCGTTGACGATCAGGCGGAGGGGAGACGATTGTCCGTCAGCGCTACGACTCAATGACGCCAGAAGCGTCACCGTCAGGAGCAGCGCTCCTGCGTGCCTCATTCAGCACCTAGTTGTCTTCCCGTCGCCTCTCCCGACGGTGAACAGAGGTTCGAGTCGGGCAGGGCCAAATCCTGCCGCACCTGGTCCGAGGGAGGTCTGATTGCGCTAGTGCACCTGGACGCCAGCATCCACTTCTCCGACCTGAGCGCCGTCCCCCACCTGGCCCGCGCCGCGGAGGCGCTGGGCATCCAGGGACTGTGGTTCAGCGAGATCGCCCATGATCCGTTCCTGGGGGCGGCGCTGGCGGCTGAGCACACCACCCGGGCAACTGTGGGGACCGCCATTGCCCTGGCCTTCGTCCGCAGCCCCACCTCCCTGGCCTACCTGGCCTGGGACCTGGCCCGGCTCTCCGGAGGCCGCTTCGTCCTCGGCCTGGGGACGCAGGTCCGGGCGCATGTTGAGCGCCGTTTCGGGATGTCCTGGGAGCATCCCGCGGCGCGCCTGCGCGATGTGGTGGCTGCAGTGCGCGCGGTCTGGCGCTGCTGGCGCGAGGGGACGCCACTGCGCCACCAGGGTCCCTTTTATTCCCTTTCCCTGATGACCCCCTTCTTTACCCCTCCACCGTTTGCCGGGACGATCCCCATCTACCTGGCGGCGGTCAATCCGGCCATGTGCCGCCTGGCCGGTGAGGTGGCCGACGGCCTGCACGTGCACCCGCTCCACTCTGCGGCCTACCTGCGGGAGGTGGTCCTGCCGGCGGTGGACCGTGGGCTGGTCCGCAGCGGCCGGACACGGTCGGCCTTCGGCGTAGCCGCCAGTGTGTTCATCGTCAGCGGCGAAGGGGCATCACGGGAGCGCAGCGCCGAGCAGGCCCGTCAGAGCATCGCCTTCTACGCGTCGACCCCCGCCTATCGTGGCGTGCTGGCACACCATGGCTGGGCGGACGTGGGTGAGCGCCTCAGCCGGCTGGCGGCGGCCCAGCGGTGGGAGGAGATGCCCGCTCTGATCTCCGACGAGATGCTGGCCACATTCGCCCTCCTGACCGAGCCGTCCAGTGTGGCCGACCGCCTGCAGGAACGCTATAGCGGCCTGCTTGACCGCGTCAGCCCCTACCAGGCCTTCGACCCTGATGACCCTCTCTGGGCGGCGCTGGCCCGTGCCTTACGCTGACCCCTCGCGGCCAGTCCGGCGGCAGGCCACCTTCAGGAGCCGGACTCCAGCAGCTCCCGCAGCCGCAGCGCGTTGCGCACGGCGTATGCGTTGTAATCGTTGTTGAAGTAGATGTACGCTGCCCGTCCCTCGGCCAGAGCGGCGATCCGTCCGGCCCAGGCGCGTAGCTCCCGCTCGGGATAGCTGCCGTGGTAGCGTGCCCCGCTGGGCCCGTGGAAGCGGACGTAGAGGACATCGCTGGTGCAGCGGTCCTCGCTGGGCCGGCTGGGGTCGCTGACCACACACAGCCCCACCCGGTGCTCCTCCATCAACGCGTAGACCTCAGGGACGAACCACGACCGGTGGCGGAACTCCACCACCCAGGGCGGCCGGGGCGGGAGCAGGCGGAAGAAGGCGCGCAGCCGCGCCAGGTTTTCCTCGGTGCGAGAGAACGAGGCCGGGAGCTGCACCAGCACCGGCCCCAGGTGCGGACCCAGGGGCTGCACGATCTGCAGGAAGCGGCGCAGAGGAGCGGCCGGGTCCTTCAGCCTCCTGATGTGCGTGATGAAGCGGTTGATCTTCACCGCGTAGACGAATCCCTGCGGCGCCTGCTTTTGCCAGCGCAGCACCGCCGTCTTTCCGGGCAGCCGGTAGAAGGTGTTGTTGATCTCCACCGTGGGGAAGTAGCTAGCGTAGTACTCGAACCAGTGGGCCTGAGGCAGGCCGGTGGGGTAGAATCGCC
Proteins encoded in this window:
- a CDS encoding TIGR03617 family F420-dependent LLM class oxidoreductase, which translates into the protein MHLDASIHFSDLSAVPHLARAAEALGIQGLWFSEIAHDPFLGAALAAEHTTRATVGTAIALAFVRSPTSLAYLAWDLARLSGGRFVLGLGTQVRAHVERRFGMSWEHPAARLRDVVAAVRAVWRCWREGTPLRHQGPFYSLSLMTPFFTPPPFAGTIPIYLAAVNPAMCRLAGEVADGLHVHPLHSAAYLREVVLPAVDRGLVRSGRTRSAFGVAASVFIVSGEGASRERSAEQARQSIAFYASTPAYRGVLAHHGWADVGERLSRLAAAQRWEEMPALISDEMLATFALLTEPSSVADRLQERYSGLLDRVSPYQAFDPDDPLWAALARALR
- the rph gene encoding ribonuclease PH, with the translated sequence MPRQAGRRPDELRPVTITRHFIPHAEGSVLITLGATRVVCTATVEERLPPWLRGGGQGWITAEYGMLPRATPERTPRETGRQAGRTQEIQRLIGRSLRAAVDLQKLGERSILVDCDVIQADGGTRTAAVTGAFVALVDALHLLRRTGALGWWPLREFIAATSVGIVDNELLLDLDYQEDVRARVDMNLVMTESGRLVEIQGTAEGLPFSRQELLTLLALAETGIKALIAEQRRVLADVLAAIPH
- a CDS encoding MBL fold metallo-hydrolase, which gives rise to MRLTVLGRWSPYPPAGGACPGYLVEAAGQRLLLDCGTGTLANLQSIASIFELTAVVITHLHPDHVLDVFVLKQALEFGRFPQVAPPLRLFGPPEAPQALPAWMPEESREAFRARFHFLPLVAGTAARIGPLVLRFAAAAHTIPCFAVRVEAEGRILSYSADTAPSPAVTALADGAHLFLCENTLPPGEEGHALEVGHLSARQAARIAVQADVRRLLLTHFFTPAGDYTQEARAAAAKEFGGQVLIAQELHTYEV
- the ligD gene encoding non-homologous end-joining DNA ligase gives rise to the protein MPPEAYRRRRRFARSPEPPRRARRRRGPLRFVIQEHHATRFHHDFRLEMAGVLRSWAVPKGISLDPAQKRLAVAVEDHPLEYLDFEGVIPEGNYGAGTVMVWDLGTYESPQGDPDEGFRRGKLTVVLHGQKVRGEFHLVRTRMGRRSGRGEETQWLLFKTKDADAVPGWSLPQPSRSATSGRTIEEIRGEASAGPIASPAAPPKVPSRLRRLGLHRPGRDPMSERVPPMLAKPVGRAFDDPGWLFEPKWDGVRAIALVRWEGPRQHVLLQSRSLKLINDRYPEVVEGLAAAGLPDVVLDGEIVALDSAGRPSFQRLQQRINLRGAEVDTVRAQVPVVYYLFDILHYNGHDLTRRPLEERRRILEAAVPAGPTLRLTEAFPGEGQAFYRVALQHGLEGIVGKRRDSPYEPGRRSGAWVKVKARRSLHAVVGGYTRGRRGRRSQFGALLLGLYDDRELLRYIGHVGGGFREEELRQVLEALRPLERPTSPFSPVPRTNQPATWTEPRLVVQVEYLEWTEEGSLRFPVFQGIAPQVDPRSCRLEEAQPRRARRRTREGPPQGARVSPAEGAATLGRLRTGKGKLPALEAELSRRRLPVEFTNLDKVYWPERGLTKGDLVAYYLAVHDAILPYLRDRPLTLRRFPEGIHGADFHQKDYPDAPPHVTIARIWAESGRGANATPVCNDLATLLWLAQLGTIEMHPWFSRITPPRRGEGRGEPPHTDFASSEEALRASVLNYPDYLVFDIDPYIFPGGQQPPAGRGERDPVYSPAGFAAATEAALLLRELLQSLGLEGFIKTSGKTGLHIYVPIARGYTFEETHAFAKTLCQYLAARHPHRLTVEWAVDRRAGRVFLDYNQNRLGATLASAYSLRPTVQATVSMPLAWEEVERGVDPLAFTCTTVPQRLQQRPDPWREMRGLRQRLEEALAATGAGGDGTRPR
- a CDS encoding DUF72 domain-containing protein; this encodes MARPSYLVGTSGWVYPHWRGRFYPTGLPQAHWFEYYASYFPTVEINNTFYRLPGKTAVLRWQKQAPQGFVYAVKINRFITHIRRLKDPAAPLRRFLQIVQPLGPHLGPVLVQLPASFSRTEENLARLRAFFRLLPPRPPWVVEFRHRSWFVPEVYALMEEHRVGLCVVSDPSRPSEDRCTSDVLYVRFHGPSGARYHGSYPERELRAWAGRIAALAEGRAAYIYFNNDYNAYAVRNALRLRELLESGS
- a CDS encoding N-acetylmuramoyl-L-alanine amidase: MRHAGALLLTVTLLASLSRSADGQSSPLRLIVNGQEVSLVASPIAYNGVLMIPLPGVFEPLGSSAVWLPEEQAVVISNRTRALIRLRINDPYALVGSDQRLLPFAPVLLRDIPFIPAAAVFGLLGAWVKFDEEERALRVSSVVSGITLQRPGGMLRLTVQASGPVQAETRRLTNPERMVIDLRQAVFRLPDQETAVNAAGVARVRVAQFQARPPITRIVLDLTQPVDVRVQDSPTSFDLTIDVRPRRPETHRQGAVFAPVPAPTSVPSASPVTPADPGAGAPAGDSTSSPAQGTPSGERLKIMQVRLEQASGMTRILVEGTASMQYVVRELVEPDRLVVDVPDAVFIPVKQEIPVNSPAVENVRAAQFQANPDIARVVVTLKRKVPYSISTDAGGSTLVISVVDAPLRGHAVVLDPGHGGKDPGAIGPTGLMEKDVTLDIALRVRGLLVEDGIRVIMTRETDVFIDLAERPRLGRERGGTVFVSIHANANAQTTVNGSETYYLSPVSLSLAQMIQDELTRSLGLPSRGIKTANFLVLRENSIPSVLVEVAFISHPQEEARLREDAFRARIAAAVARGIRRFLAIYPVPAGL
- the rdgB gene encoding RdgB/HAM1 family non-canonical purine NTP pyrophosphatase; translation: MTSLVIVLATRNPGKVRELAALLADLPVQVRSLLDFPQIGPLPEEGETYATNAASKALAVALATGLPALADDSGLEVDALGGAPGPQSSRWLGEEASDAQRNQAVLDRLRGIPPERRTARFRAVVAVALPDRTVRTFEGVVEGLIADRPAGGHGFGYDPIFLLPEYGRTMAELGPEVKDRISHRAQAVRAARAYLATLAEGEAPPPEAVDTG